A DNA window from Paenibacillus sp. HWE-109 contains the following coding sequences:
- a CDS encoding TetR/AcrR family transcriptional regulator: protein MKKVPRTSRDLQAAERKVQILQGAKELFAQHGYHGTSIRTINKQIGITDGLLYHYFPGGKQELLETIFQEAQVVRLKIMDDLIAGIHPGQPLEEALYLLVSSVVKTMLGDRDFMLIMMRDSDSILSDDKNFLSEMILKRHQALTDALKQRALNGEIRDMDFNAAAKQVISIGIMVVIGEVTSLNIINADIDSYLRHMIAFTVSLWR from the coding sequence ATGAAAAAAGTACCCAGAACAAGCCGTGACCTTCAAGCTGCTGAACGGAAAGTTCAGATTTTGCAAGGTGCCAAGGAGTTGTTTGCCCAGCACGGTTATCATGGTACTTCTATTCGAACTATTAATAAGCAAATAGGCATTACAGATGGCCTTTTGTATCATTATTTTCCCGGTGGCAAACAGGAACTTCTCGAAACCATTTTTCAGGAAGCTCAAGTCGTTCGGTTAAAAATAATGGATGATCTGATTGCAGGCATTCACCCTGGTCAGCCGCTGGAGGAAGCCCTTTATCTCTTGGTCAGCAGTGTCGTAAAAACGATGTTAGGTGACAGGGACTTTATGCTAATTATGATGCGAGATTCCGATTCGATCCTATCGGACGACAAAAATTTCTTGAGTGAAATGATTTTAAAAAGACACCAAGCCCTAACTGATGCGCTCAAACAGAGAGCTCTCAATGGCGAAATTCGGGACATGGACTTCAACGCTGCGGCCAAACAAGTGATTTCTATTGGTATCATGGTTGTGATTGGGGAAGTGACTTCATTGAATATTATCAACGCCGATATCGATAGTTATTTACGACATATGATCGCTTTCACTGTCTCGTTATGGAGATAG